A genomic window from Pseudomonadales bacterium includes:
- a CDS encoding YggS family pyridoxal phosphate-dependent enzyme encodes MNAGGPHNLPIPDAPVQSAEDFRQRFAVVRARVDAACSAAGRDPMEVRILPVSKTVEEARIRFAVEAGCREFGENKVQEALRKAHALSELEIRWSVIGHLQSNKAKYVARFAHEFQALDSLDLAEQLNRRLQTQGRKLDVYVQVNSSGETSKYGLDPDEVGVFLHRLAPYSFLRVRGLMTLAVFSPDPERVRGCFALMRRLRERLCQESRLAEQLQELSMGMSSDFEIAIGEGATVVRIGQALFGPRPLPDSHYWPARSG; translated from the coding sequence GTGAACGCCGGCGGGCCGCACAATCTTCCCATCCCCGACGCGCCGGTTCAGTCCGCCGAAGACTTCCGCCAGCGCTTCGCGGTTGTTCGTGCGCGGGTCGATGCAGCGTGCAGCGCCGCAGGCCGGGACCCGATGGAAGTCCGCATCCTGCCGGTGAGCAAGACTGTAGAAGAAGCGCGGATCCGGTTCGCCGTGGAGGCGGGTTGCCGCGAGTTCGGTGAGAACAAAGTGCAGGAGGCCCTCAGGAAGGCGCATGCACTTTCCGAGCTGGAGATCCGCTGGAGTGTGATCGGTCACCTGCAGAGCAACAAGGCAAAGTACGTGGCACGCTTCGCTCATGAGTTCCAGGCCCTCGACAGTCTGGATCTGGCTGAACAGCTCAATCGGCGGCTGCAGACGCAAGGCAGGAAGCTGGACGTGTACGTGCAGGTGAACAGTTCCGGCGAGACGAGTAAGTACGGTCTCGACCCGGACGAGGTTGGGGTATTTCTGCACCGGCTTGCACCCTATTCGTTTCTCCGGGTGCGTGGATTGATGACTCTTGCCGTGTTCTCCCCGGACCCGGAGCGCGTACGCGGTTGTTTCGCCCTGATGCGCAGGCTACGCGAGCGGCTGTGCCAGGAGTCAAGGCTGGCAGAACAGCTGCAGGAACTCTCCATGGGCATGTCCAGTGATTTTGAGATTGCGATCGGCGAAGGCGCGACGGTAGTTCGCATCGGTCAGGCTCTGTTCGGTCCGCGGCCCCTTCCCGACAGCCACTACTGGCCGGCCCGTTCAGGCTGA
- a CDS encoding cytochrome P450, translating into MDDGPKEDWDPRAPAVLDDAIAAYDRMRQECPVAYSKYLGWSLFRHADVMRAVADHETFSNVVSSHRSVPNSMDPPEHTRYRRIIDAYFTVRQMSEFEPVCRDIADSMVDSLLAQGELELMSGFSRPFALRIQCAFMGWPDHLQEPLNLWVRRNHQATLAGDREVMRQLADEFDAYIREQLDMRRRCAAQGPPDVTGRLQREKIDGRVLSDEEIFSIVRNWTVGELGTIAASVGILVHYLAEQPLLQQALRQQPGDLPEAIDEILRIHAPLVSNRRQTTRDVEIGGRRIKAGERVSLNWAAANRDPEVFGNPDDFQPRRKREQNLLYGAGLHVCPGAPLARMELRLLMDTLLRKTRRIALVPHQACERAQFPAGGFSRLPVVVS; encoded by the coding sequence TACGACAGGATGCGACAGGAATGTCCGGTCGCATACAGCAAGTACCTCGGGTGGTCGCTGTTCCGCCACGCGGATGTGATGCGTGCAGTCGCAGATCATGAAACCTTCAGCAATGTCGTGTCCAGTCACCGCTCGGTACCCAACTCCATGGACCCGCCAGAGCACACGCGGTACCGGCGAATCATCGATGCATACTTCACCGTGCGGCAGATGAGTGAGTTCGAGCCAGTATGCCGCGACATCGCCGACTCCATGGTCGACTCGCTCCTCGCACAAGGCGAATTGGAACTGATGAGCGGTTTCTCCCGACCTTTTGCGCTACGTATACAGTGCGCCTTTATGGGTTGGCCCGATCATTTGCAGGAGCCGCTGAACCTGTGGGTGCGCCGAAATCACCAGGCGACCCTCGCCGGCGATCGCGAGGTCATGAGACAGCTCGCGGACGAGTTCGACGCCTACATCCGCGAGCAACTCGACATGCGTCGGAGGTGTGCAGCACAGGGCCCACCGGACGTGACCGGGCGGCTGCAACGGGAGAAGATAGATGGCCGGGTGCTAAGCGATGAGGAGATCTTCAGCATCGTGCGCAACTGGACCGTCGGCGAACTGGGCACCATCGCCGCGAGTGTAGGTATCCTCGTTCATTACCTGGCCGAACAGCCCTTGTTGCAGCAGGCCTTGCGCCAGCAGCCTGGTGACTTGCCAGAGGCCATTGACGAAATCCTGCGCATTCACGCGCCGCTCGTCTCCAACCGTCGGCAAACGACACGGGACGTGGAAATAGGCGGTCGCAGGATTAAAGCAGGAGAGCGGGTATCTCTGAACTGGGCGGCGGCCAACCGGGACCCGGAAGTATTCGGCAATCCGGACGATTTCCAGCCGCGGCGTAAACGCGAGCAGAACCTGCTCTATGGTGCTGGCCTGCACGTTTGTCCGGGAGCACCTTTGGCGCGGATGGAGTTGCGTCTGCTTATGGACACGCTGTTGCGTAAAACCCGGCGCATCGCACTGGTGCCGCACCAGGCGTGCGAGCGGGCACAGTTTCCAGCCGGAGGATTCTCCAGGCTGCCCGTAGTTGTCTCGTGA